Proteins co-encoded in one Rhodococcus sp. PAMC28707 genomic window:
- a CDS encoding FCD domain-containing protein has protein sequence MKPVPALTRAHVLADELEKQILGREFAPGELIGTIESLKEQSGFARSTVAEAIRLLTDRGLAEIRPGRGGGLFATAAGPMVRIRHTLLAVTDEPASVAEAVAVREALEPLIDVDAAKHRTAADSADMATLLVWLANAAAKGTSEFLVANWNLHERIARISPNRTASALYLSMTRFVRDHALTAVHDENSESAAEWLHSRLAVHEELVAAIIAGDLPRVKAATDKHAESAAED, from the coding sequence GTGAAGCCCGTTCCCGCGCTGACCCGCGCGCATGTACTCGCTGATGAACTCGAGAAGCAGATCCTCGGCCGAGAATTCGCACCCGGTGAGCTGATAGGCACGATCGAGTCATTGAAAGAGCAGTCCGGATTTGCCAGATCAACGGTGGCAGAAGCGATTCGTCTGTTGACGGATCGCGGACTCGCAGAAATCCGACCGGGCCGTGGTGGTGGTTTGTTCGCCACCGCGGCCGGGCCGATGGTTCGGATTCGGCACACCTTGCTGGCGGTGACGGATGAGCCTGCATCGGTCGCCGAGGCCGTCGCCGTACGGGAGGCCCTCGAGCCCCTCATCGATGTCGACGCCGCCAAGCATCGAACTGCGGCAGACAGTGCCGACATGGCGACACTGTTGGTATGGCTGGCAAATGCAGCGGCGAAAGGCACGTCCGAATTCCTTGTGGCCAACTGGAACCTGCACGAGCGTATTGCCCGGATTTCACCCAACCGGACCGCCTCGGCGCTGTATCTGTCGATGACTCGGTTCGTCCGAGATCACGCCTTGACGGCGGTGCACGACGAGAACTCGGAGTCCGCGGCGGAATGGCTGCATTCCAGGTTGGCCGTACACGAGGAATTGGTGGCCGCCATCATCGCTGGGGATCTACCCCGCGTGAAAGCGGCCACCGACAAGCACGCTGAATCAGCGGCCGAGGACTGA
- a CDS encoding CoA transferase, with the protein MTSSSFTATESDRRSGPLTGTVVIDLSRALAGPHATMMLGDLGARVVKVESPGSGDDTRGWGPPFVAPKDGSYDSGSAADDGAESTYYLAANRNKESICLNLKDISPGGDLEVLVSLIARADVLVENFRTGVMDRLGLGMDELSRINPRLVVLSITGFGHDGPEGGRAGYDQIAQGEGGLMSLTGAGPGDPQKFGMPICDLLAGMNGAYGVMAALHERHETGRGQVVRTSLLAAAVSVHAFQGTRWTVAHQVGRAAGNHHASIAPYGLFRCADGSVQIAVGNDSMWRTFCAGFGLDPAAPGSRDNSERVAHRDELIERIESIFSTWTAADLLHRLDALGIPSGRVRSIDEVYEWDQTRSQGLLVEVKHSTLGVLELPGPPLRFFDSGGHETTRTEHRAPPTLDEDSDGVRSWTRH; encoded by the coding sequence GTGACGTCATCCAGCTTCACGGCAACCGAATCGGACCGGCGCAGTGGCCCCCTCACGGGCACCGTCGTGATCGACCTGTCTCGTGCGCTGGCCGGACCGCACGCGACGATGATGCTCGGCGACCTCGGTGCTCGCGTCGTGAAAGTCGAGTCACCCGGCTCTGGCGACGACACGAGAGGGTGGGGTCCACCGTTCGTGGCGCCGAAGGATGGTTCCTACGATTCCGGGTCGGCTGCGGACGACGGAGCCGAGTCGACGTACTACCTGGCTGCGAACCGTAACAAGGAATCCATCTGTCTGAATCTGAAGGACATTTCTCCCGGGGGCGATCTCGAAGTCCTCGTCTCGTTGATTGCGCGGGCAGATGTACTCGTGGAGAACTTCCGGACGGGGGTGATGGACCGATTGGGACTCGGGATGGACGAGTTGAGTCGCATCAACCCGCGTCTGGTCGTTCTGTCCATCACCGGTTTCGGCCACGACGGCCCAGAAGGCGGCCGGGCAGGCTACGACCAAATCGCCCAGGGCGAGGGCGGTTTGATGTCGCTCACGGGCGCAGGACCCGGTGATCCGCAGAAGTTCGGTATGCCGATCTGCGACCTGCTCGCAGGTATGAACGGCGCCTACGGAGTGATGGCGGCGTTGCACGAACGGCATGAGACCGGCCGGGGACAGGTCGTACGAACGTCGCTGTTGGCTGCCGCCGTGAGCGTGCACGCCTTCCAAGGGACCCGGTGGACGGTGGCTCACCAGGTCGGACGCGCCGCGGGAAATCACCACGCGTCGATCGCACCGTATGGGTTGTTCCGCTGCGCGGACGGGTCGGTGCAGATCGCAGTGGGCAACGACTCCATGTGGCGCACGTTCTGCGCCGGCTTCGGACTCGACCCGGCTGCCCCGGGGAGCCGCGACAACTCCGAGCGGGTGGCTCACCGCGACGAATTGATCGAGAGAATCGAGAGCATCTTCTCGACCTGGACGGCGGCGGACTTACTGCATCGCCTCGACGCCTTGGGTATACCGTCGGGCCGGGTGCGCTCGATCGACGAGGTGTACGAGTGGGACCAGACCCGCAGCCAGGGACTGCTCGTCGAGGTAAAGCACAGCACCCTGGGGGTACTCGAGCTTCCGGGACCACCGTTGCGGTTCTTCGACTCCGGCGGCCACGAGACGACCAGGACCGAGCACCGCGCTCCTCCTACGCTCGACGAAGATTCTGACGGAGTTCGTTCCTGGACGAGGCATTGA
- a CDS encoding fumarylacetoacetate hydrolase family protein, which translates to MRIVGIGRSVGPVLVGLLNDAGNEVTVLADVDTFWSSPTDYLTDATQAGQIIPVDRNLVPPVISGARVLCVGLNYQDHVDEGSFRNEKPAEFPTLFARWSASLTVDGADVPVPTGEDGLDWEGEVVAWIGSTLVDATPEEALAAVVGYSTFNDITSRRAQKRTSQWIMGKNGDRSGPLGPMIPASEVGDLRDGLRVVTRVNGEVVQHGNTSSMIYGVGETLSLISRSFTLNPGDLLATGTPSGVGYSRTPPWLLQPGDTVKVEVDRLGILTNRIVDNVDRHARVRANSNAGALQ; encoded by the coding sequence ATGCGAATCGTGGGAATAGGCCGAAGCGTCGGCCCTGTCCTCGTCGGACTACTCAACGATGCAGGCAACGAAGTCACAGTCCTCGCCGACGTCGACACGTTCTGGTCCTCCCCGACGGACTATTTGACAGATGCGACTCAGGCAGGACAGATCATCCCGGTCGACCGGAACCTGGTGCCGCCCGTAATTTCTGGTGCCCGGGTGCTGTGCGTGGGCCTGAACTACCAGGATCATGTCGATGAGGGCTCATTCCGAAACGAGAAGCCTGCGGAGTTTCCCACGTTGTTCGCGCGGTGGTCCGCGTCGTTGACCGTCGACGGCGCCGATGTCCCGGTTCCTACGGGCGAGGACGGCCTCGACTGGGAGGGCGAAGTCGTGGCGTGGATCGGATCGACGCTGGTCGACGCAACGCCGGAGGAAGCCTTGGCCGCCGTGGTCGGTTACTCGACGTTCAATGACATTACCTCGCGCCGCGCACAAAAACGCACATCGCAGTGGATCATGGGCAAGAACGGCGATCGGTCGGGCCCACTCGGACCGATGATCCCGGCGAGCGAGGTAGGCGACCTCCGCGACGGTCTCCGCGTCGTGACACGGGTGAACGGCGAGGTCGTACAACACGGGAACACCTCGTCGATGATCTACGGCGTCGGCGAGACGTTGTCGCTCATCTCCCGCAGTTTCACGCTCAATCCAGGTGACCTGCTCGCGACCGGCACCCCGTCCGGGGTCGGGTACTCGCGCACTCCCCCATGGCTTTTGCAGCCGGGCGATACCGTCAAGGTCGAGGTCGATCGACTCGGCATCCTGACCAACCGCATCGTCGACAATGTAGATCGACACGCCCGCGTGCGCGCCAACTCGAATGCAGGTGCACTTCAGTGA
- a CDS encoding cupin domain-containing protein, with protein MSMRVTRIGDAEPFSPAGHDNVGPVRLQGGTHSPTTDFTVALSHYLPGGAASLSAQPSETVYVIVSGALVMASEGVEETLGPFDSVHFAPGTMRTVENRTNMPASMLVIRTSS; from the coding sequence ATGAGTATGCGAGTGACAAGGATCGGCGATGCCGAACCGTTCAGCCCCGCCGGACACGACAACGTCGGCCCTGTACGGCTGCAGGGCGGAACGCACTCACCGACAACCGATTTCACAGTGGCATTGTCCCATTACCTGCCCGGAGGCGCAGCGAGCCTGTCCGCGCAGCCCTCGGAGACCGTGTACGTGATCGTGTCCGGTGCACTTGTTATGGCCAGTGAGGGCGTAGAAGAAACACTCGGTCCCTTCGACTCGGTGCATTTCGCGCCGGGGACCATGCGGACCGTCGAGAACCGAACCAACATGCCCGCGTCCATGTTGGTGATCCGCACATCGTCCTGA
- a CDS encoding FCD domain-containing protein: protein MFPKPQARAQQLATAIEQSIVERKLVAGDRIATMDELREQTGYGRSTIGETARLLSERGTVEIRPGRGGGLFVAAVNAVVRLRRTLLTVANGGTSVADAIAVRESLEELIALEAARHRTDADIADLEEALAHMESCCSDWTAFMASNWVLHERIAAIAPNELARAVYVGTIRCVAELTVHAESEPQIDAEDYLASRAAVHAELVRAIVDGDEDRTRLAVEAHRGISIKMDGSVGQPVPVL from the coding sequence GTGTTTCCAAAACCTCAGGCACGCGCACAGCAACTGGCTACGGCCATCGAGCAGTCGATCGTCGAGCGCAAGCTCGTCGCGGGAGACCGCATAGCCACGATGGACGAACTACGTGAGCAGACCGGATACGGACGTTCGACCATCGGGGAGACTGCTCGCCTGCTGTCCGAACGAGGAACCGTCGAGATCCGCCCGGGGCGCGGAGGAGGATTGTTCGTGGCCGCGGTCAACGCCGTCGTTCGACTTCGCCGCACGTTGCTCACCGTCGCGAATGGCGGCACCTCGGTTGCCGATGCGATAGCCGTTCGAGAATCGCTCGAGGAGTTGATTGCCCTCGAGGCTGCACGTCACCGCACCGATGCCGACATCGCGGACCTCGAAGAGGCACTTGCGCACATGGAGTCATGCTGCTCGGATTGGACCGCGTTCATGGCGTCCAACTGGGTACTGCATGAACGTATTGCGGCCATTGCACCGAACGAGCTTGCGCGCGCCGTCTACGTGGGAACCATTCGGTGCGTCGCCGAACTGACGGTGCACGCGGAGTCCGAGCCGCAGATCGACGCCGAGGACTACCTCGCGTCACGAGCCGCTGTGCACGCCGAATTGGTGCGCGCAATCGTCGACGGTGACGAAGACCGAACTCGCCTTGCCGTCGAGGCTCACCGAGGCATCTCGATCAAAATGGACGGCTCGGTCGGTCAGCCGGTACCCGTCCTGTAG
- a CDS encoding magnesium and cobalt transport protein CorA — translation MSTTDLNLMVNDVYVDGVLNSSLDTLEQTFAVLDATGGTAWIALSEPDIDAATNDLISLARRFDSHELAIEDAKKGHQRAKSERYGSTLFLVVRPAIYLDTEEEVAFGEIHCFVGVNFFIAINHVADIDDRHIARSVHRLRGKPALLSTGPQAILWAVLDTVVDAYGPVIDGLDNDIDEIEHQLFAGEVAVGRRIYELFSEVTDFQKATRPLIGILDGLLRGSEKYRVGIELDRRLRDVQDHIIRVAERADTFHSLLQNALALNATVVAQKQNDVTKSISAWAAILFTPTLIGAIYGMNFEIMPELKWTFGYPFALALMALTGIGLWGVFKIKQWL, via the coding sequence ATGAGCACTACAGATCTGAATCTTATGGTCAACGACGTCTACGTCGACGGTGTGCTGAACTCGTCTCTCGACACCCTGGAACAGACGTTTGCCGTACTCGACGCCACCGGAGGCACCGCGTGGATCGCGCTCTCCGAACCTGATATCGACGCCGCAACGAATGATCTCATCTCTCTCGCGAGAAGATTTGATTCGCACGAGTTGGCGATCGAGGACGCCAAGAAAGGTCATCAGCGAGCAAAGTCGGAACGATATGGGTCCACTTTGTTCCTTGTCGTCCGTCCAGCAATCTATCTCGACACTGAGGAAGAAGTCGCATTCGGCGAGATTCATTGTTTCGTCGGTGTCAACTTCTTCATCGCAATCAATCACGTCGCCGACATCGACGACCGCCACATCGCTCGCAGCGTGCATCGACTGAGGGGCAAGCCTGCGCTGCTGAGCACCGGGCCGCAGGCCATCCTCTGGGCAGTGCTCGACACCGTCGTCGACGCATACGGCCCGGTCATCGATGGCCTCGACAACGACATCGACGAAATCGAGCATCAGCTCTTCGCCGGAGAAGTCGCCGTCGGACGCCGAATCTACGAACTGTTCAGCGAGGTCACCGACTTCCAGAAGGCCACGAGACCTCTCATCGGAATCCTCGACGGCTTGCTGAGGGGAAGTGAGAAGTACAGAGTCGGAATTGAGTTGGACCGCCGCTTGCGCGACGTTCAGGATCACATCATTCGTGTCGCCGAGCGGGCTGACACGTTCCATTCGCTGCTCCAAAATGCGCTTGCGCTCAATGCGACGGTCGTCGCGCAAAAGCAGAACGACGTGACCAAAAGTATTTCTGCATGGGCGGCAATCTTGTTCACTCCGACTCTGATCGGTGCAATCTACGGCATGAACTTCGAGATCATGCCAGAACTGAAATGGACGTTCGGATACCCGTTCGCGCTCGCGCTGATGGCACTGACGGGCATCGGACTGTGGGGAGTGTTCAAGATCAAACAGTGGCTCTAG
- a CDS encoding MFS transporter encodes MAAAIGVGVGGTGLAIYSAGLFAADLATEIGLGPAQYGASITLVAFGLALAAPIVGHIVDKVGVKAPAIFGALCAALGFVALATVVHSVAAYMTTMAFIGFFGARTGPIAFSRAVSSWFDRSRGLALGITMMGSGVATAIIPITIGRVVELEGWKYGYLTLACVAVAGVIPSLFFLSVAPRQEPATNLDTAPQEAELEFSAIRRDPLYWRLILTFALMAITVTGLVPYLIPMLRQDGMSIGGAAVIASTLGVAVIVSRVVVGWLIDILRPTVVTAVLCLLCAGGVLLFAVGGIAFAPALALALGCLLGAELDLVGFFTSRYFGLVAFGKAFAGPYMAFVIGGGIAPLCVGAIVERTGSYTVVLHTVSALAALCAVAFLALPPVRTPKKGPAIVDDTRKVPVSVSTDE; translated from the coding sequence ATGGCGGCTGCAATCGGCGTCGGCGTGGGAGGTACCGGTCTGGCGATTTACTCGGCTGGCCTGTTCGCCGCCGACCTTGCAACCGAGATCGGACTCGGTCCGGCGCAATACGGCGCGTCGATCACGCTGGTTGCGTTCGGCTTGGCGCTCGCCGCACCAATAGTCGGGCACATCGTCGACAAGGTCGGAGTCAAGGCACCCGCAATTTTCGGGGCTCTTTGTGCAGCACTCGGTTTCGTCGCGCTGGCAACCGTCGTCCACTCCGTCGCTGCGTACATGACAACGATGGCGTTCATCGGCTTCTTCGGCGCCAGGACCGGTCCCATCGCGTTCAGCCGCGCGGTGAGTAGTTGGTTCGACCGTTCGCGGGGTCTGGCGTTGGGAATCACCATGATGGGTAGCGGAGTGGCCACGGCTATCATTCCCATCACGATCGGTCGAGTCGTCGAATTGGAGGGCTGGAAGTACGGCTATCTGACATTGGCGTGCGTCGCAGTTGCCGGTGTCATTCCCTCACTGTTCTTCCTGAGCGTGGCTCCCCGACAGGAACCGGCTACGAACTTAGACACCGCCCCTCAGGAAGCCGAACTCGAATTTTCCGCCATTCGACGAGATCCCCTGTACTGGCGTCTGATCCTCACCTTCGCACTGATGGCAATCACCGTTACCGGGCTCGTCCCGTACCTGATCCCGATGCTTCGCCAAGATGGAATGAGCATCGGCGGCGCGGCAGTAATCGCCTCCACTCTCGGTGTCGCAGTGATCGTCAGTCGCGTTGTGGTCGGGTGGCTCATCGACATTCTGCGTCCGACCGTCGTAACAGCCGTATTGTGCCTGCTGTGCGCTGGCGGTGTGCTGCTGTTCGCCGTAGGCGGCATTGCATTCGCGCCGGCTCTGGCCCTCGCACTCGGTTGTCTACTCGGAGCTGAGCTGGACCTTGTCGGCTTCTTCACGTCGCGATACTTCGGTCTGGTGGCATTTGGAAAGGCGTTCGCCGGGCCGTACATGGCGTTCGTCATCGGAGGCGGAATCGCACCCTTGTGCGTCGGCGCGATCGTGGAGCGGACCGGGAGCTACACGGTCGTTCTCCACACCGTCAGCGCACTCGCGGCGTTGTGCGCCGTTGCCTTCCTGGCCCTTCCTCCGGTACGTACGCCCAAGAAAGGCCCGGCAATCGTCGACGACACCAGGAAGGTTCCAGTGTCCGTCAGCACGGACGAGTAA
- a CDS encoding LysR family transcriptional regulator: MSPNNRPAGQRGTLDLNLVLSLDALLRERSVGRAAVAVGLSQPAMSAALARLRRFYGDRLLERVGNAYELTPLGHSLVGRTEIAVSAVGRVLDAEPDVDIYSSTREFTLLISDYMVATVGDIIVRALLAEAPEVRVQFLQLRSEVVDNASVQLLSADAMMVSRGPVDGLPSTDLFSDRWACVVAEDNSHIGSSIEPGQLARFPWADFQTYPRASATPLGQLRAHGVEPFVQVVGENFLALPYLVAGTDRIAFLPERLANVMGERMGIRTVKFPFELAPLNHALWWHPIRADDPGHRWFRRRIVDSVAYEPNST; encoded by the coding sequence ATGAGTCCGAACAACCGTCCAGCCGGCCAACGCGGCACACTCGACTTGAACCTCGTGCTGTCGCTTGATGCTTTGTTGCGCGAGCGAAGTGTCGGCCGGGCCGCCGTCGCTGTCGGGCTTAGCCAGCCGGCGATGAGTGCAGCGCTTGCGCGGCTGCGGCGGTTCTACGGGGACCGATTGCTCGAACGAGTCGGGAATGCGTACGAGCTGACGCCGTTAGGGCACAGCCTTGTCGGAAGGACCGAGATCGCTGTGTCCGCCGTCGGTCGTGTGCTCGACGCGGAGCCCGATGTCGACATCTACAGCTCGACCCGCGAGTTCACACTTTTGATTTCCGACTACATGGTGGCAACCGTCGGCGACATAATTGTTCGGGCGCTGTTGGCCGAGGCTCCTGAAGTTAGGGTTCAGTTCCTCCAGTTGAGGTCCGAGGTCGTCGACAATGCATCGGTCCAGCTTCTCTCCGCCGACGCGATGATGGTCTCGCGGGGACCTGTGGATGGGTTGCCGTCGACTGATCTGTTCTCTGATCGGTGGGCTTGCGTTGTTGCCGAGGATAATTCACACATCGGCAGCTCGATAGAACCGGGTCAATTGGCCCGATTTCCATGGGCGGACTTTCAGACGTATCCCCGTGCGTCGGCGACTCCGTTGGGTCAGCTGAGGGCGCATGGTGTGGAGCCCTTCGTTCAAGTCGTCGGCGAAAATTTTTTGGCGTTGCCGTACTTGGTTGCCGGTACCGATCGGATCGCTTTTCTTCCTGAGCGCCTTGCCAACGTTATGGGCGAGCGGATGGGCATTCGAACAGTAAAGTTTCCGTTCGAATTGGCGCCGCTCAATCACGCGCTGTGGTGGCATCCGATCCGTGCCGACGATCCGGGGCACCGGTGGTTCAGGCGACGTATCGTCGATTCGGTTGCGTACGAGCCCAATTCGACCTGA
- a CDS encoding acyl-CoA dehydrogenase family protein translates to MIETINNSKRLTAVLDKVRALGPTLRERALDAERAGRHSSQTIADLDGTGAFDIGSPAEFGGYEFSVRQQLDVITEVAKWDGSCGWTVWVGASTNWIPAGSGARNVEEVFGSEWVGPRVAASSHFPASRGRARRVEGGWEISGGPWTFGSDSLWAPFTNLGCIADDGDGPYLVGVQVPREELDFHDDWKVAGMRATGSVSSSLSQGKLVVPDYRVVDFRDVTGGILDSGLTGSLWKAPTLGWAFSLMAGMSVGIARGALDRFLERSSGRPIRGTTYKNQLEAPLTHLMLTEVHTKIQSAALMAQANAAETDRLGELAAAGTPADPDYLQLFSTRVLAETAYAAKWCAEAIELLQRNSGSTAIMDFEPIQRAWRDARVITLHGALNLEALSENFGRIMAGTKPHEFEGITTLDRFAPVTAKR, encoded by the coding sequence ATGATCGAGACCATCAACAATTCCAAACGACTCACGGCGGTTCTGGACAAGGTTCGAGCCCTGGGGCCCACGCTGCGCGAACGCGCGCTCGACGCCGAGCGAGCCGGTCGCCACTCGTCCCAGACCATTGCCGACCTCGACGGGACAGGCGCTTTCGATATCGGCAGTCCCGCGGAGTTCGGCGGGTATGAGTTTTCTGTGCGGCAGCAGTTGGACGTCATCACCGAGGTCGCAAAATGGGACGGTTCATGCGGTTGGACGGTGTGGGTGGGGGCGTCGACGAACTGGATCCCCGCCGGCTCCGGAGCTCGGAACGTCGAAGAAGTTTTCGGATCCGAGTGGGTTGGACCGCGAGTCGCCGCTTCGAGTCACTTCCCGGCTTCGCGAGGACGCGCGCGCAGGGTCGAGGGCGGCTGGGAGATCAGCGGCGGACCGTGGACGTTCGGCAGCGATTCGTTGTGGGCACCGTTCACCAACCTCGGATGTATCGCCGATGACGGCGACGGGCCATACCTCGTAGGAGTCCAGGTCCCGCGCGAGGAGCTCGACTTCCACGACGACTGGAAAGTCGCCGGCATGCGCGCCACGGGCAGCGTGTCGAGTTCGCTGTCGCAAGGAAAACTCGTTGTGCCCGACTATCGTGTCGTCGACTTTCGGGACGTCACCGGAGGAATTCTCGACAGTGGCCTGACAGGATCGCTGTGGAAAGCGCCGACTCTCGGATGGGCGTTCAGCCTGATGGCCGGAATGTCGGTCGGTATTGCCCGCGGTGCACTCGATCGCTTTCTCGAGCGGTCCAGCGGCCGACCGATTCGCGGTACGACGTACAAGAATCAGCTCGAAGCACCGCTGACACATCTGATGCTGACCGAGGTGCATACCAAGATTCAGTCTGCCGCTTTGATGGCGCAGGCCAACGCCGCGGAGACCGATCGGCTCGGTGAACTGGCGGCCGCAGGCACACCGGCCGATCCCGACTACCTCCAGCTCTTCAGCACTCGGGTACTCGCAGAGACCGCATACGCAGCAAAATGGTGCGCGGAGGCAATCGAATTACTGCAGCGGAACTCCGGATCGACCGCGATCATGGACTTCGAGCCTATTCAGCGCGCCTGGCGGGATGCTCGGGTCATCACCCTCCATGGTGCTCTCAATCTGGAGGCCCTGTCGGAGAACTTCGGACGCATCATGGCCGGAACGAAACCGCATGAATTCGAAGGCATTACGACGCTCGATCGCTTTGCCCCTGTCACAGCGAAGAGATAG
- a CDS encoding ATP-binding cassette domain-containing protein, with the protein MGVSAVKVSGVDVVRGGRHLLFDITFTAQPGEHWVLLGPNGAGKSTLLSLLGARVHPTRGSVEVLGRRLGRVDMRELRTLIGHVDPRHKLDQPMSALEVVLTGLTNTAVRVTRDEPSAAHTVHARALLTALGMGERLHTVWTTMSQGECGRVLIARALISRPRLLLLDEPSTGLDLAAREQLMDALGHLATADPELTTVMVTHHLEEIPSHTTHVLMLGAGVELASGAVSEVLNSKNVTDCFGYPMAVTRASGRWIAHSERQVRAWHPS; encoded by the coding sequence ATCGGGGTCTCTGCCGTCAAGGTCTCTGGGGTCGATGTCGTCCGTGGTGGACGACATCTGCTGTTCGACATAACTTTTACTGCTCAGCCGGGCGAACACTGGGTTCTCCTCGGTCCGAACGGCGCAGGGAAGAGCACACTTCTGAGCCTGTTGGGTGCCCGAGTACACCCCACTCGCGGGTCGGTCGAGGTGTTGGGACGTCGACTCGGACGCGTGGACATGCGCGAACTGCGGACCCTGATCGGCCACGTCGATCCGCGTCACAAGCTGGACCAGCCTATGTCCGCGCTGGAGGTGGTACTGACCGGTCTTACCAATACCGCCGTGCGAGTGACCAGGGACGAACCGTCTGCGGCGCACACTGTCCATGCGCGTGCGCTGTTGACTGCCTTGGGCATGGGTGAGCGTTTGCATACGGTGTGGACGACGATGTCGCAGGGGGAGTGTGGCAGAGTGTTGATCGCACGGGCTCTGATCTCTCGTCCCCGGCTGCTGTTACTCGACGAACCCTCGACAGGTCTCGATCTCGCGGCGCGTGAGCAGTTGATGGACGCGCTCGGCCATCTGGCCACAGCCGACCCCGAATTGACCACCGTAATGGTCACTCATCATCTCGAGGAAATCCCATCGCACACAACGCATGTGCTGATGCTCGGTGCCGGTGTCGAGTTGGCGTCCGGTGCTGTGAGCGAAGTCTTGAATTCGAAGAACGTCACCGACTGCTTCGGCTACCCGATGGCAGTGACTCGCGCGTCCGGCCGCTGGATTGCTCACTCCGAGCGACAAGTTCGAGCATGGCATCCTTCGTGA